The following DNA comes from Microbacterium wangchenii.
TCGCTCATTGCCCCTGCAGCATGCGGCCCCAGCCACGAGGACAAGCCGTCTCGAGTATCTCCGTGCCACCTTGCCCCGACAAACAGACTCGAGGAGTGTCTGTGCTCAGCAACCTCAACGGTTTCCACCTGCACATTGTGCTCGCCGTCATACTCGTTGTATTTGGCGCTGCCACGCTACCGGCATTGGCAAAGAGTTTGAGGCAGTCTGCCCGCGTCTTCCGCGGGGAGATGCAGGACATAGAAAAGGACAGTGGCGAACTCAATTCGTCTGGCGCTGACCCGCGCCCGGCGCCGCTGAAGCTATTTGGCTCCTAGTCGAGCCCTCAAGCCCCTCCTGCCCTGCCAAAGCGGCTCCGTCCGGTCGGGGTCGGCGTGCGGCTGGGCATGCCGCCTCGACCGCCCACGCCAGCCTGACCCGATGCCGGATCGACCGGCTCAGCCACGTCGACGTCCGCACCTGATGAACCCGCACACCGCTACGAACACGCGCATCGGGGCTCGCTGGTCTATGTCGATGTGAAGAAGCTCGGCAACATTCCTGACGGCGGCGGCTGGCGATACGTTGGCCGGTTCCAGGGCGACCGCAACCGAGCAGTCACAGCCAAGCGGACCGCGAAACGAGGGATCGCTAGAGACATGGTCACCGGCACCGCGTTTATCAACACCGTCATTGACAACCACTGAATCCCACTCGCTTCCTTCGTTCTGGGAGCCACAAGGATGCCACGGACAACGCTCGCGGTATGCGCCTCAAGAGAGGCGCGAGGCGGGAGTTACAGCGGGCCACCGCGAAGGAATATTCGTTCACGCGAGGCAGCTCATCGGGCGCATGAGAGCATGAAACATCAGGAACGAGAGCGGGCTGATGACCATCGTTACTCCCTCCGCGCGAGAGGCGACTCCCGCCACCGTGCCGGCAAGGTCAAAGCTGCCGTCAGACAACGTGAGAGTCCTGATGAGCGCTCCGCTATTCGCTGTCATCGTCTTCGTAGCGACAACAGTGCAGGTCCTTGGGAATCCACTCATCGGCACTATGCGCGGCGCCGTTTGGGATCACCCTCTCCCCCTACTCCTGGTCGTCTTCATCGCGGTGGCCACGTGCGCCTTGCAAGCCGCTTGCCTTCTGGCGCTGTCTAGGTACCCGGTCGCCGCGATGCTCGGCGCGCTAACTTGCTATCTTGCGTTCGCCCTAGCGGTCGGCGCGCCGAACTGGACCCCGTCCATGCAGCTCGTCGTCGCCATTGCCCTATTCGCGCTGGCTAGTCAAGCCCGACCAGCCGTCGCTCTGAGCTGGCTCACAGCGGCGATCATCATCACGGTCGTCGTGCTTGCGTTCTGGATCCTGTCTACGGGCGCGCCTCTTGGGATCGTGTCCGGCTTCGCTATCGATCAAGGGTTGGGTTTTGCTGTCCCCGCTGGGGGTGCGACCGCGCTTGGACTGCTTTGGGCCACC
Coding sequences within:
- a CDS encoding twin-arginine translocase TatA/TatE family subunit; the encoded protein is MLSNLNGFHLHIVLAVILVVFGAATLPALAKSLRQSARVFRGEMQDIEKDSGELNSSGADPRPAPLKLFGS